One window from the genome of Dermacentor silvarum isolate Dsil-2018 chromosome 5, BIME_Dsil_1.4, whole genome shotgun sequence encodes:
- the LOC119454280 gene encoding uncharacterized protein LOC119454280, translated as MPEIEHVMVELLPGNASRQSVYILNVYSSPSHHKQRFKRLFQKAIRLAGSNPIVIAGDFNAAHRTWVYAYDTPKGTELWQNANDMNLTLITDKAFPTRTGTSTQRDTTLDLCFVKNIADARWSNLAVDLGSDHFLLAVHFPTVSRKTKTYTWVDWDLFRKIRAERPPPYAAPSLETWTDQLKVDVGKATKTICTDLPTERMDSRLAHLLEAKQSLLARWKGQRLNRWLRKRISELNKSIADHCSTLSKQQWDEVCNSIDGYSIRPKGPHHPSLVQKYLPLPADPSIPHPEYTGTDNTHLDADFSVEEVRRALHELNGRSTPGPDGIPNKLLRNLDEPSVTYLTDTINETWKKGPSSAQETWCRKKSSSDSGELPRGPSSRRRSST; from the exons ATGCCCGAAATCGAACATGTCATGGTAGAGCTTCTCCCTGGCAACGCATCCCGACAAAGCGTGTACATACTCAATGTATACAGCAGCCCCAGTCACCACAAGCAACGGTTCAAACGCCTGTTCCAGAAAGCCATTCGCCTCGCCGGCTCCAATCCGATAGTGATCGCGGGCGACTTTAACGCCGCGCATCGCACCTGGGTCTACGCGTATGACACCCCCAAGGGTACCGAGCTTTGGCAGAACGCGAACGACATGAATCTCACCCTCATTACGGACAAGGCTTTCCCCACCCGCACTGGCACGTCCACGCAAAGAGACACCACCCTGGATCTCTGCTTCGTCAAGAATATCGCCGACGCCCGTTGGTCCAACCTCGCGGTAGATCTCGGTAGCGACCATTTCTTATTGGCCGTACACTTCCCCACAGTCAGCAGGAAGACCAAGACGTACACGTGGGTGGACTGGGACCTCTTCCGCAAGATTCGCGCAGAACGACCCCCTCCCTACGCCGCGCCAAGTCTCGAGACGTGGACGGATCAGCTTAAGGTCGACGTCggcaaggccaccaaaaccatCTGTACAGACCTGCCCACCGAGAGGATGGACAGTCGCCTAGCCCACCTGCTCGAGGCCAAACAATCCCTACTGGCCCGATGGAAGGGCCAGCGCCTCAATCGGTGGTTACGCAAACGCATATCCGAGCTGAACAAGAGCATAGCGGATCACTGCAGCACCCTTTCCAAACAGCAGTGGGACGAAGTTTGTAACTCGATTGACGG ATACTCCATCAGGCCAAAGGGACCGCACCACCCGAGCCTCGTGCAGAAATATCTACCGCTTCCCGCGGACCCGTCGATTCCTCACCCCGAATACACTGGTACCGACAACACCCACTTAGACGCCGACTTTTCCGTCGAAGAGGTGCGCCGAGCTCTGCACGAACTCAATGGCCGTTCCACCCCTGGCCCCGATGGCATCCCCAACAAGCTCCTGCGCAACTTGGATGAGCCCTCCGTCACTTACCTCACCGATACTATCAACGAAACGTGGAAGAAGG GGCCGTCCTCCGCGCAGGAGACCTGGTGTCGGAAGAAGTCGAGCTCGGACAGCGGGGAACTCCCCAGGGGTCCGTCCTCTCGCCGACGCTCTTCAACCTAG